One Nitrospirota bacterium DNA window includes the following coding sequences:
- a CDS encoding aspartate carbamoyltransferase catalytic subunit: protein MSLTSKDLISIKDISPEEIELILETAAGFKDVLGRDIKKVPALRGKTTVNLFYEPSTRTRTSFEVAAKRLSTDVINIATSTSSVVKGETLLDTAKTVLALGADIVVIRHSCSGTPHFLARNIEASVVNAGDGTNEHPTQALLDLFTIQEKKGSIKGLEVAIVGDILHSRVAKSDIYALTKLGANVRLIGPPTLVPDCLKDLGVSVYFDMNAGLEGVDVIMMLRIQLERQGKGFFPSTHEYFRNWGLTAARVSRAKEDAIIMHPGPMNRGIEIASEVADSDRSVILDQVTNGIAVRMAVLYLVSGVKS from the coding sequence ATGAGCCTCACGTCCAAAGACCTTATCAGCATCAAGGACATCAGCCCTGAGGAGATTGAACTTATCCTTGAAACAGCCGCAGGATTTAAGGATGTGCTCGGCAGGGACATCAAAAAGGTGCCTGCACTCCGGGGCAAGACGACCGTCAACCTCTTTTATGAACCTTCAACGCGCACGCGGACATCTTTTGAGGTTGCCGCAAAAAGGCTCAGCACTGATGTCATCAACATAGCCACCTCAACCAGCAGCGTGGTTAAGGGCGAAACCCTGCTCGATACAGCCAAAACAGTACTGGCGCTTGGTGCGGATATTGTAGTGATCAGGCATAGCTGCTCGGGAACACCGCATTTCCTTGCAAGAAATATTGAGGCCTCTGTGGTGAATGCGGGTGACGGCACAAATGAACATCCCACGCAGGCACTGCTCGATCTCTTCACCATTCAGGAGAAGAAAGGCAGCATCAAGGGCCTTGAGGTGGCGATCGTCGGAGACATACTGCATAGCAGGGTCGCAAAATCGGATATCTATGCGCTCACAAAGCTCGGTGCTAACGTGCGGCTCATTGGTCCTCCGACGCTTGTGCCTGACTGTCTGAAAGACCTCGGCGTCAGCGTTTATTTTGACATGAATGCAGGGCTTGAAGGCGTTGATGTGATCATGATGCTCAGGATCCAGCTTGAGCGGCAGGGCAAGGGGTTCTTTCCTTCCACCCACGAATATTTCAGGAATTGGGGCCTAACTGCTGCCAGGGTCTCCCGGGCAAAAGAAGATGCGATCATCATGCATCCCGGCCCCATGAACCGGGGCATCGAAATAGCGTCAGAGGTTGCTGACAGCGACCGATCGGTAATCCTCGATCAGGTGACCAACGGCATCGCCGTGCGCATGGCAGTGCTCTATCTGGTTTCAGGAGTCAAGTCATGA
- a CDS encoding RnfABCDGE type electron transport complex subunit D translates to MEATKKEQLIVSVSPHVRSDETTSRIMWTVSIALMPAMLAGVYFFGLKGIFVTALCIISCMISEQWYLKMVGKKSVVSDGSAFLTGLLLGMNMPASLWSFSPFTLHVPVIASFVAIVITKQLFGGLGFNVFNPALIGRAFALISWPKAMTIWNEPAAAFFAMDAKTTATPLGVLKEEGITKLIEVFGDKMNLYMHLLTGNRAGSIGEVSAIAILIGGLFLLYKKYITWHIPVSFLGTVAVMAYVFGGKDPATGKMILMAGDPIIHLLSGGLMLGAWFMATDYVTSPSVRNGQILFGIGCGFLTMLIRLKGGFPEGVMFAILIMNCFAPLIDRSFQSKVFGAVKQVTAKESK, encoded by the coding sequence ATGGAGGCAACGAAAAAAGAACAATTGATCGTATCGGTAAGTCCCCATGTGAGGAGCGACGAGACCACAAGCCGCATCATGTGGACCGTGAGTATTGCGCTCATGCCTGCCATGCTCGCGGGCGTTTATTTCTTCGGTCTCAAGGGGATCTTCGTCACCGCACTCTGCATTATCAGCTGTATGATATCCGAGCAGTGGTATCTGAAGATGGTCGGCAAAAAGTCGGTCGTAAGCGACGGCAGCGCCTTTCTTACGGGACTGCTCCTTGGCATGAACATGCCGGCGTCTCTCTGGTCATTTTCGCCTTTTACCCTACATGTGCCGGTCATCGCTTCGTTTGTTGCGATCGTCATAACCAAGCAGCTCTTTGGCGGACTTGGCTTCAATGTCTTCAATCCTGCTCTGATCGGAAGGGCGTTTGCCCTCATATCCTGGCCAAAGGCAATGACCATCTGGAACGAACCGGCTGCCGCTTTTTTTGCCATGGACGCAAAAACGACGGCGACCCCGCTGGGCGTATTAAAGGAAGAAGGAATAACCAAGCTGATCGAGGTGTTCGGTGACAAGATGAATCTGTATATGCATCTGCTGACCGGCAACAGGGCAGGCTCGATCGGCGAGGTGTCAGCCATTGCCATCCTGATCGGCGGCCTTTTTCTCCTGTACAAGAAATATATAACCTGGCATATTCCTGTGTCATTCCTTGGTACGGTGGCAGTAATGGCATATGTGTTTGGCGGCAAGGACCCTGCAACCGGCAAGATGATCCTGATGGCCGGCGATCCGATCATTCATCTTTTGAGCGGAGGTCTGATGTTAGGTGCCTGGTTCATGGCAACCGACTATGTCACTTCGCCGTCTGTCAGAAATGGCCAGATTCTCTTCGGTATCGGCTGCGGTTTCCTTACCATGCTCATCCGGCTTAAAGGCGGGTTTCCCGAAGGCGTCATGTTCGCGATACTTATCATGAACTGCTTTGCTCCCCTGATCGACCGCAGCTTCCAGTCAAAGGTCTTCGGTGCCGTGAAGCAGGTAACGGCAAAGGAGAGCAAATAA
- the rsxE gene encoding electron transport complex subunit RsxE, whose amino-acid sequence MNLKELFLNGIVKENTIFKLALSLCPSIAVTNNLKNGIFMGLAVLFVQTMVNLTISLMRKVIQPKVRLPIFMLVISGWVTITQMLMAAFVPDVYAKVGLYVALIVAFASILARAEMFASKNSIVPSMVDGLGMGVGFLFALTVISFFRELVGKGSLTVPTGLSTQHVFTFINTKPVLIMVLPAGGFLAVGILMALFNWIDIRYMKKGAVSH is encoded by the coding sequence ATTAATCTCAAAGAGCTGTTTCTTAACGGGATCGTTAAAGAGAATACGATCTTCAAACTCGCGCTGAGCCTATGCCCTTCGATTGCGGTTACGAACAATTTAAAGAACGGGATATTTATGGGACTGGCAGTACTGTTTGTCCAGACGATGGTGAACCTTACCATCTCCCTGATGAGAAAAGTCATACAGCCGAAGGTACGATTACCGATCTTTATGCTCGTTATCTCAGGGTGGGTCACGATAACCCAGATGTTGATGGCTGCTTTTGTGCCGGATGTCTATGCCAAGGTAGGTCTCTATGTTGCCCTGATCGTTGCTTTTGCATCGATCCTGGCAAGGGCAGAGATGTTCGCGTCCAAAAACAGCATTGTACCCTCCATGGTTGACGGTCTTGGCATGGGTGTCGGATTTTTATTTGCTCTTACGGTGATCAGCTTCTTCAGAGAACTGGTCGGCAAAGGGTCATTGACTGTTCCCACGGGACTCTCGACCCAGCATGTTTTTACGTTTATCAATACAAAGCCTGTTCTGATCATGGTTCTGCCTGCAGGCGGCTTCCTTGCGGTCGGAATACTCATGGCCCTCTTCAACTGGATCGATATCCGGTACATGAAGAAGGGCGCGGTTTCGCATTAG
- the carA gene encoding glutamine-hydrolyzing carbamoyl-phosphate synthase small subunit: protein MGVKTLLVLADGTVFEGKSFGAEGETIGEVVFNTSMTGYQEILTDPSYKGQIVTMTYTQMGNYGVNDEDIESAGGIKAEGFVVKEACEYPSNWRSSSSLTEYMKKSNIVGIQAIDTRALTRHLRNHGAQMGIISTEGSDPHKLLEKVMAHPGISAFDYVKEVSTKEIYTWDEGCWKWGVCTKGIPQPLTPNPRMVVYDFGVKMNILRNLADAGFSLTVVPAQTPAEAVLEMKPDAVLLSNGPGDPERITYGIDNARKLIGRLPVFGICLGHQILGLALGGKTYKLKFGHHGGNHPVKDLATGKVEITSQNHNYCVDISSLKGKVELTHRNLFDGSEEGMHHVELPVFSVQHHPEAGPGPNDSTHLFTQFRQMIEKGAA from the coding sequence ATGGGAGTAAAAACGCTGCTCGTCCTCGCGGACGGCACAGTCTTTGAGGGAAAGAGCTTTGGTGCAGAAGGAGAGACGATCGGTGAGGTGGTCTTCAACACTTCAATGACCGGATACCAGGAGATCCTGACTGACCCTTCATACAAGGGACAGATCGTCACCATGACCTATACACAGATGGGAAACTACGGCGTGAATGATGAAGACATCGAGTCTGCAGGCGGGATCAAGGCTGAAGGCTTTGTCGTGAAAGAGGCCTGTGAATATCCCTCAAACTGGCGGTCGTCGTCAAGTCTGACGGAATACATGAAAAAGTCCAATATAGTAGGCATACAGGCCATTGACACCAGGGCCCTCACACGCCATCTGAGGAACCACGGTGCACAGATGGGCATCATCTCTACGGAGGGCAGTGATCCGCATAAGCTTCTGGAAAAGGTGATGGCTCATCCCGGCATCTCCGCCTTTGACTACGTAAAAGAGGTCTCCACCAAGGAGATCTATACCTGGGATGAAGGCTGCTGGAAATGGGGTGTCTGCACCAAAGGGATCCCCCAGCCCCTAACCCCTAACCCCCGCATGGTTGTCTATGATTTCGGGGTAAAGATGAATATTCTGCGGAATCTCGCTGACGCAGGATTCAGCCTGACCGTAGTGCCTGCCCAAACACCGGCAGAGGCAGTGCTTGAGATGAAGCCTGACGCAGTGCTTCTGAGCAACGGGCCGGGCGATCCGGAAAGGATCACCTATGGGATCGATAACGCGCGCAAGCTCATCGGCAGACTGCCGGTCTTCGGCATATGCCTTGGCCACCAGATCCTCGGCCTCGCATTGGGCGGAAAGACCTATAAACTGAAATTTGGCCATCACGGAGGCAACCACCCGGTCAAGGACCTCGCAACCGGGAAGGTCGAAATCACCTCGCAGAACCACAACTATTGCGTTGACATCAGCAGCCTCAAGGGCAAAGTGGAACTGACGCACCGAAATCTGTTCGACGGGTCTGAAGAGGGCATGCATCATGTCGAGCTCCCGGTCTTTTCTGTGCAGCACCACCCTGAGGCCGGACCCGGCCCCAATGATTCAACGCACCTATTTACGCAGTTCAGGCAGATGATAGAGAAAGGTGCGGCTTGA
- the rsxC gene encoding electron transport complex subunit RsxC, translating into MGTATFKGGIHPPDKKELAANSPIIDAKAPKIVVIPLSQHIGAPCNAVVSIGQEVKKGEVVGEASAFVSSPVHASVSGKVVAIGEFPNAMGRMINSIVIENDNKEEWAVLRDNPDYMSLSADELKDKVKAAGIVGMGGAAFPTVVKLSPPKEKTIDAILLNGAECEPYLTADYRLMLEKPREIIEGLKITMRIRGVQKGYIGIEDNKPEAIAKMKEAAAGESDISIITCEVKYPQGAEKMLIKAALGREVPPRALPMDVGVVVQNVGTALAIYEAARFGKPLIERVVTVTGEGIKQPKNLMARIGSKVGDLIEECGGLKNGVAKVISGGPMMGFALSSLDVAVTKGTSGILVIPDEIVTHTEEFGPCIRCGRCIDICPMGLMPSMLSVLSEKGFYEDAKEYNLFDCFECGSCAYVCPSKRPIVQLVRLAKSMVKP; encoded by the coding sequence ATGGGCACAGCAACGTTTAAAGGCGGGATACATCCGCCTGACAAGAAGGAATTGGCTGCCAACTCACCTATCATTGATGCAAAAGCCCCCAAGATCGTGGTCATTCCTCTCAGCCAGCATATCGGCGCACCCTGTAACGCTGTCGTATCAATCGGGCAGGAAGTGAAGAAAGGAGAGGTTGTGGGAGAAGCGTCAGCCTTTGTCTCATCGCCTGTTCATGCTTCGGTTTCCGGCAAGGTGGTTGCGATCGGCGAGTTCCCCAATGCCATGGGCAGGATGATCAATTCTATTGTTATAGAGAATGACAACAAAGAAGAATGGGCAGTGCTCAGGGACAACCCTGATTATATGAGTCTTTCGGCGGATGAGCTCAAGGACAAGGTTAAAGCAGCAGGCATTGTCGGCATGGGCGGCGCAGCCTTTCCGACTGTCGTTAAATTATCACCGCCCAAGGAAAAGACCATTGATGCGATCCTTCTGAACGGCGCAGAGTGCGAGCCGTATCTTACGGCAGACTACCGGCTCATGCTCGAAAAGCCCCGGGAGATCATCGAGGGCCTCAAGATCACGATGAGGATCCGCGGTGTGCAGAAGGGATATATAGGGATTGAGGACAACAAGCCTGAGGCAATAGCAAAGATGAAGGAAGCTGCCGCAGGAGAATCGGACATCAGCATCATTACCTGCGAGGTGAAATATCCGCAGGGTGCCGAGAAGATGCTTATTAAGGCAGCGTTGGGTCGAGAAGTCCCCCCCAGGGCGCTCCCCATGGATGTCGGCGTTGTTGTCCAGAATGTGGGCACAGCGCTTGCGATCTATGAGGCGGCGCGGTTCGGCAAGCCCCTGATCGAAAGGGTCGTGACCGTGACCGGGGAAGGCATAAAACAGCCGAAGAACCTTATGGCCAGGATCGGTTCAAAGGTCGGCGATCTGATCGAAGAATGCGGCGGATTGAAAAACGGCGTTGCAAAGGTCATCTCAGGCGGCCCGATGATGGGATTTGCCCTTTCTTCCCTCGATGTTGCTGTTACAAAGGGCACGTCCGGTATTCTGGTCATTCCGGATGAGATCGTTACGCATACCGAGGAGTTCGGTCCTTGTATCCGTTGCGGCAGGTGCATCGACATCTGCCCTATGGGCCTGATGCCCTCCATGCTGAGCGTGCTCTCGGAAAAAGGGTTTTACGAAGATGCAAAGGAATATAATCTGTTCGACTGTTTTGAGTGCGGCTCCTGCGCGTATGTATGCCCGTCAAAGAGGCCGATCGTTCAGCTCGTAAGATTAGCGAAATCCATGGTAAAGCCGTAA
- a CDS encoding RnfABCDGE type electron transport complex subunit G produces MTGKDIFKITLNLVIVYLIGGFILAFVYANASPKIFQNNEKAEQDALKLLIPGADFKKLGDWTIHDKHAKYFEAKKGGETVGYVIQSFGKGYSSYINTFVAVDKDFKVQKINILGHGETPGLGDEIETDSFKAQFAGKDIEHLKVMKTETTEYIQAISGATISTRAVSEDAVKNGVAFLIKTIREGGNTDVQHQHN; encoded by the coding sequence ATGACCGGCAAGGACATTTTCAAGATAACCTTAAACCTCGTCATCGTCTATCTTATCGGCGGCTTTATTCTTGCATTTGTCTACGCAAATGCTTCGCCGAAGATCTTTCAGAATAATGAAAAGGCTGAGCAGGATGCGCTGAAGCTCCTGATCCCCGGAGCTGACTTTAAGAAGCTCGGGGACTGGACGATCCACGATAAGCATGCCAAATACTTTGAAGCCAAAAAAGGCGGCGAAACCGTCGGGTATGTTATCCAGTCTTTTGGTAAAGGATATTCAAGCTACATAAATACCTTTGTTGCGGTGGACAAGGATTTCAAGGTCCAGAAGATCAATATCCTCGGTCACGGTGAGACGCCGGGACTGGGCGATGAGATCGAGACCGATTCTTTCAAGGCGCAGTTTGCGGGCAAGGACATTGAACATCTGAAAGTAATGAAAACAGAGACCACGGAATATATCCAGGCCATCTCGGGGGCAACGATCTCGACCCGTGCCGTTTCTGAAGACGCGGTAAAGAATGGTGTAGCTTTTCTCATAAAGACGATCAGGGAAGGAGGCAATACGGATGTCCAGCACCAGCACAATTAA
- a CDS encoding electron transport complex subunit RsxA: MESEFIKYFELIVSASLINNFVFTRFLGLCIFFGVSKKMETAVGMSITFTAVMMISAAVSWVVYTKVMVPLEIAYLEIIVFIGIIAGLVQASDTIMRKVSPGLYYKLGIYLALISTNCIILAVPLVNAGEKYTFIQSLAFGLGSGLGFALALIIMASIREKLELADVPVAFKGLPMAFVITGLIALAFTGFSGLITL; the protein is encoded by the coding sequence ATGGAAAGCGAATTCATTAAATATTTTGAACTAATCGTTTCGGCATCGCTCATTAATAATTTCGTTTTTACGCGGTTCCTCGGCCTCTGCATCTTTTTCGGCGTGTCGAAAAAGATGGAGACAGCGGTCGGCATGAGCATTACCTTTACCGCGGTCATGATGATCAGTGCGGCAGTCAGCTGGGTTGTGTACACCAAGGTGATGGTGCCTCTTGAAATCGCATATCTGGAGATTATAGTCTTTATCGGGATCATCGCCGGCCTTGTCCAGGCATCTGATACGATCATGAGGAAAGTATCTCCCGGTCTATACTACAAGTTGGGGATTTACCTTGCGCTAATCTCGACGAACTGTATCATTCTTGCTGTTCCGCTTGTGAATGCCGGAGAGAAATATACCTTTATTCAGAGCCTTGCCTTTGGACTTGGCTCAGGATTGGGCTTTGCGCTTGCCTTGATCATTATGGCAAGCATCCGCGAAAAGCTTGAGCTTGCCGATGTACCCGTTGCCTTCAAGGGTCTGCCGATGGCATTTGTGATCACCGGCCTGATAGCCCTTGCATTTACCGGATTTTCAGGTCTCATTACGCTGTAA
- a CDS encoding dihydroorotase — translation MTTLIRNGHLIDPMQKIDEICDILIEDGKIKEIQRQKTKGKAQKNGSERKAADEGQEVIDAAGMLVIPGLVDMHVHLREPGFEYKETIKTGTEAAVRGGITSVCCMPNTNPVNDNPGITEFILRKAILEGSCTVFPIGAISKGQKGEELAELGMMYDAGCVAFSDDGRPVMDSLLMRRALEYARIRKALIISHAEDMSLAAGGVMNEGLLSITLGLKGIPAQAEEVMISRDIALAELTGGRLHIAHVSTAGSVELLRQAKKRGVADITAETCPHYFSITEEAVIGYNANAKVNPPLRRQADLEAIKEGLQDGTIDVIATDHAPHHKDEKSGEFDNAPSGISGFETSLGLSMRLVDEKILTIAQLVEKMCAAPAKILGITDKKGSLRPGADADISIINTKKEYVVSGADFRSKGRNTPFEGWMLNAAPAVTIAKGRIYRWE, via the coding sequence ATGACCACACTTATCAGGAACGGGCATCTCATAGACCCGATGCAGAAGATCGACGAAATCTGCGACATCCTTATTGAGGACGGCAAAATCAAAGAGATCCAGAGGCAGAAGACCAAAGGCAAAGCGCAGAAGAACGGTTCGGAGCGGAAAGCCGCAGATGAAGGACAGGAAGTTATCGACGCAGCAGGCATGCTGGTAATACCCGGACTGGTGGACATGCATGTTCATTTAAGAGAGCCGGGGTTTGAATATAAGGAGACGATAAAAACAGGCACTGAAGCGGCTGTAAGGGGAGGCATCACTTCGGTCTGCTGCATGCCCAATACAAATCCGGTAAACGACAACCCAGGGATCACCGAGTTCATCCTGAGAAAGGCGATACTGGAGGGTTCGTGCACGGTATTTCCTATTGGCGCTATTTCCAAGGGCCAAAAAGGCGAGGAGCTTGCAGAACTCGGCATGATGTATGATGCCGGCTGCGTGGCTTTCTCTGATGACGGCAGGCCGGTTATGGACTCCCTTCTGATGCGCCGGGCCCTTGAGTATGCACGGATCAGAAAGGCCCTCATCATATCCCACGCTGAAGACATGTCCCTGGCAGCCGGCGGCGTGATGAATGAAGGTCTCCTTTCGATCACCCTTGGGCTGAAAGGTATCCCTGCACAGGCAGAGGAGGTCATGATCAGCCGCGATATCGCACTTGCTGAACTGACCGGCGGCAGGCTCCACATAGCGCATGTATCAACTGCGGGCTCAGTCGAACTCCTGAGGCAGGCAAAGAAGCGGGGAGTTGCCGATATCACTGCCGAGACCTGTCCCCATTACTTCTCGATCACTGAGGAGGCGGTCATTGGTTACAACGCTAATGCAAAAGTAAACCCGCCTCTCCGCAGACAGGCAGACCTCGAGGCGATTAAAGAAGGCCTGCAGGACGGGACCATAGATGTTATCGCAACAGACCATGCGCCTCACCACAAAGACGAGAAGTCCGGCGAATTTGATAATGCGCCTTCAGGCATTTCAGGCTTCGAGACCTCGCTCGGCCTGAGTATGAGGCTTGTGGATGAGAAGATCCTTACCATCGCCCAGCTCGTCGAAAAAATGTGCGCGGCGCCTGCAAAGATCCTCGGCATCACTGATAAAAAGGGCTCGCTCAGGCCCGGGGCAGATGCAGATATCTCTATCATAAATACAAAAAAAGAATATGTAGTCAGTGGAGCAGACTTCAGGTCAAAGGGCAGGAATACTCCCTTTGAAGGCTGGATGCTGAACGCAGCACCTGCAGTCACCATTGCAAAGGGAAGGATATACCGATGGGAGTAA
- a CDS encoding 4Fe-4S binding protein: protein MIRKICVFALALTLTLFTVVFAGVGGGIEAKEKIDIVPLVKWTLVFLAGLGTVFGASLAIAAKRFAVEVDPRVEKVLDVLSHAHCGACGYAGCEQYAEAVVKNADVAPNLCTPAGAKGAEAVALITGKKADIKEPIFARIMCQGSTSRSRRKFIYEGVIDCRAAVLAGGGDKSCANGCLGYGTCTRVCPFDALHMGTEGLPVVDITKCTGCRKCEQACPKKVIEVLPASKMVLVGCHSRDKGGDTRKNCDLGCIACGACVKVCPFDAPSVQNNFSRIDPAKCKVCGLCVAKCPTKAIVDLLPIRPKAFITEKCIGCQICTKVCPVDAPAGELKKKHEIDQVKCIGCGICTAKCPAQAIDGTFNAREVFEAAAAKKAKQAAAAPAA from the coding sequence ATGATAAGAAAAATATGTGTCTTTGCACTGGCACTGACACTGACACTATTCACCGTCGTCTTTGCAGGTGTTGGCGGCGGGATCGAGGCAAAAGAGAAAATCGATATTGTTCCCCTTGTCAAATGGACGCTCGTCTTCCTGGCAGGGCTTGGGACTGTTTTCGGCGCCAGCCTTGCCATTGCCGCAAAGAGGTTTGCCGTTGAAGTCGATCCGCGGGTAGAGAAAGTTTTAGACGTGCTTTCCCATGCGCATTGCGGAGCCTGCGGATATGCGGGATGCGAGCAGTATGCCGAGGCTGTGGTGAAAAACGCGGATGTTGCGCCGAACCTCTGTACCCCTGCAGGGGCAAAAGGTGCTGAGGCGGTTGCCCTGATTACCGGGAAAAAGGCTGATATAAAAGAGCCGATCTTTGCACGGATCATGTGCCAGGGTTCGACCAGCAGGTCAAGAAGGAAGTTTATCTACGAAGGCGTTATTGACTGCAGGGCAGCAGTGCTTGCCGGAGGCGGAGACAAGTCCTGCGCAAATGGCTGTCTCGGGTACGGCACCTGCACTCGGGTCTGCCCCTTCGATGCCCTGCATATGGGCACTGAAGGCCTTCCGGTTGTTGATATCACAAAATGCACCGGCTGCCGGAAATGCGAACAGGCGTGCCCCAAGAAGGTCATCGAGGTTCTTCCTGCATCAAAGATGGTGCTTGTTGGCTGCCATTCAAGGGACAAAGGCGGGGATACCAGAAAAAACTGCGATCTTGGCTGCATCGCCTGCGGCGCATGCGTGAAGGTCTGTCCGTTTGACGCGCCGTCCGTACAGAATAACTTCTCGCGTATCGACCCTGCCAAGTGCAAGGTCTGCGGCCTCTGCGTTGCCAAGTGTCCGACAAAGGCTATTGTGGATCTGCTGCCCATCCGTCCGAAGGCATTTATTACTGAAAAATGTATTGGCTGTCAGATCTGCACCAAGGTATGCCCCGTTGATGCCCCTGCCGGAGAATTGAAGAAGAAACATGAGATCGATCAGGTAAAGTGCATCGGCTGCGGCATCTGCACCGCCAAATGCCCTGCACAGGCGATTGACGGGACCTTCAATGCACGGGAAGTATTTGAAGCGGCAGCGGCAAAGAAGGCGAAACAGGCGGCTGCAGCACCGGCTGCATAA
- the pyrR gene encoding bifunctional pyr operon transcriptional regulator/uracil phosphoribosyltransferase PyrR, with protein MPKELLDKKDIERAITRMAHEIIEKNKGVRDICLVGIQRGGVHIAHRLSAKLKEIEGSDLPVGTLDISLYRDDLNVRAEQPVVRRTQVPCEINDQKIVLIDDVLFTGRSIRAAMDAIMDLGRPSAIQLAVLVDRGHRELPIKADYVGKNIPTSMNETVKVQLTEDGEEDRVVLA; from the coding sequence ATGCCTAAAGAACTTCTGGATAAAAAAGATATAGAACGGGCAATCACGCGTATGGCCCATGAAATCATTGAAAAGAACAAGGGCGTCCGGGACATCTGCCTGGTCGGCATTCAGCGCGGAGGTGTACACATAGCGCATCGGCTGAGCGCAAAACTGAAGGAGATAGAAGGAAGCGACCTGCCGGTAGGCACCCTTGATATATCTCTTTACCGCGACGATCTGAATGTCAGGGCAGAACAGCCTGTGGTCCGCCGGACCCAGGTGCCCTGTGAGATCAATGACCAGAAGATCGTGCTTATTGATGATGTGCTCTTTACCGGCAGATCGATCCGCGCTGCCATGGATGCGATCATGGACCTCGGCAGGCCCTCTGCAATACAGCTGGCCGTGCTGGTGGACAGAGGCCACAGGGAACTGCCCATCAAGGCCGACTATGTTGGGAAGAACATCCCGACCTCAATGAACGAAACCGTAAAGGTTCAACTGACCGAGGACGGAGAAGAAGACCGGGTGGTGCTCGCATGA